In Carya illinoinensis cultivar Pawnee chromosome 10, C.illinoinensisPawnee_v1, whole genome shotgun sequence, one DNA window encodes the following:
- the LOC122278519 gene encoding uncharacterized mitochondrial protein AtMg00820-like, translating into MHKPNPCYANLHNLVSIPTEPKSIKSARSQFGWSVAMEEELATLAANKTWELVPRTIDMNVIGSKWVYEAKLKVDGTLERLKGRLVVKGFSQLDGLDFSETFSPVVKPTTIRVDLTLATIKNWGTAQLGLRIISSITLDLYGFSDAD; encoded by the exons ATGCACAAACCTAACCCATGTTATGCAAACTTGCATAATCTGGTCTCTATTCCTACTGAGCCAAAGTCTATCAAGTCTGCAAGAAGTCAATTTGGTTGGTCTGTTGCAATGGAAGAAGAACTAGCTACACTTGCGGCTAATAAAACTTGGGAATTGGTTCCAAGAACTATTGACATGAATGTCATTGGCTCAAAGTGGGTGTATGAGGCTAAGCTAAAAGTAGATGGCACACTTGAAAGACTTAAAGGAAGATTAGTTGTCAAAGGGTTTAGTCAATTGGATGGTTTGGACTTCTCAGAAACATTTTCTCCAGTTGTGAAGCCTACTACTATAAGGGTGGATCTCACTCTTGCCACTATTAAAAATTGG GGTACTGCACAGCTTGGCCTACGAATCATCTCCAGCATCACATTAGATCTCTATGGGTTTTCAGATGCAGATTAG